A window of Loxodonta africana isolate mLoxAfr1 chromosome 3, mLoxAfr1.hap2, whole genome shotgun sequence genomic DNA:
GGACTCCCAGGGCACACTTACCTTCAGTTTATGCTCAAACATCATTTCCTGCTCTCTCAgaaggttttctctttctctgtccatCTTCTCTTTTAATCGCTCCATGTTTTTCTTGAAGCTCCTCTCTTGAGCCTCCATCTTTTGTTGCTGCTCCTCCTGTTTCTGTTTCAGCAGCTCCTTTTCCTTCTCAGCTGCCTCCATCTTGGCCCGCTCCACTGTCCCACAAAGGTTGtagagagggaagaaaacaacAGGTCAAGCCTGAGCTGTATCCTCTTGTGCCCGGAGAttaaaatgactttaaaaaagGGAGAGTGCAACTCTCTGAATTATCCTTGTATCGACACCTTCAAAGATACTCTTCAGAATGCGATGGGATAGGCCCTAATTATCTAGTTGGACATACAACCACAACTCCCTCTGGTTCTTTTCAGACTCAACAGAGTGTGTGTTCCATAGAAGACAGGAAGCTCATTATTTCAGAAGATCTTCATCTTAGGTCCTCAGAGGGCTTTGCAGGAGCCTCTCTACCCCACTGTGGGCTGAGCCCTGCCCCTGTACCTGCTATGGCCTTCTCTCCATCTGTGAGTGCTCTGTCTGACTGCAGGATGGATTTCTCTATTGCCATCTGTAATTGCAGGAAGTTCTTGAGGACCTCAGTTGCCtgaggaaacaagaaggatcaaaGACATGGCAGGCAGCAGAGATCTAGTCTCTTACTGGAGAATTACTGTTTCATAAAACCCCAAATCTGACCCTGAATAATTTAAAACCTGCTTAGGATTCCCCCAGAGCTTCCTTTCTTCTGTGACTACAGCATAAATTCCAAGCCCCTTTGGGGGACATGAAAACCTTCCATCACAGCTGTTTCCTTTGGTAACAGCCAACCAGCCTTGTGTGCAGTTCTACAAACACATATGTTGTTTCACATATttgcacattcttttttttttctacctggaTGTTGTTCTATACTTTCTTAACTAGGATAACATCGATCAATACTTCAACTTTTATTGCCTATCATCTCTTGCAGGAAGATTTCCTTGAATGCATTCCTGGTTTGGAATAGATGCTAAGTACTCTGAGCTGCCCTACTAGCTCTACCACTCGCTTTCTGTGTGACACTGAGCAACTTATAAACCTCTCTGTGTATCATATTTCTCAACTGTATAATGTGGATAACAGTAGTAATGCTATaatagcattgttgttgttgttgttaggtgtcattgaattgattctgactcatagtgagcccatgtgacagagtagaactgccccaccataatgttttataggctgtaatctttacggaagcagatcaccaaatctttatatatataaaatgagaataatattaTTCTGAGGATTAAGTTATAATCCAACAAAAGTCTTAAGACCATGCCTGGTATAAGAAATAAGTGCTCAATATGTGCTAGCCACTATAATTATCATAGTCATCATCCTCATTACTATCTGTGCATAACATTATGATGACCCTTATCACACCATATCCAACTGACTATTTCTCTGTCTCAAAATGATCATGACCTTCCTAAgaacaaagattatttctttaatATTGTATTTCCTGTACTTAGcatggagtccctgcatggtgcaaacattaagtgctcaactactaaccaaaaggttggtggtttgaacccacccagaggtgcctcaggagaaaggcctggtgatctaattctgaaagatcacagccattgaaaatcctatggagcagttctcctctgacacacatgggatcactatgagttggagttgacttgatggcagctagttTGGCTTTTGGCATTAGCACAAAATGATCACATTgtttgaaaaatgaaagaaatgttttttgtcATATGGATTTCTGATTCTAATTCCTTGctttgaaataaatatttgtgatttCTTCAAGAGTTTCTAACCGTGgatataaaactaaaaatgttGAGAACTCAGCATGCTATACTTTTTCCCCACTACTGGTGCTGTCGTCTTAGATTTTCAGTAGGACAAAGGCTCCCTGCCTCTACTCTGCTGAccttccctcctcttcccttaTTCCTCACCTTAACTCCTTTCCTGGGCACTTGCTCATAGCCCTGTTCAacttttttctttgcttctaaGTAGAGACTGTGTCCTCCAGGAACAGAGAAAGTTCCTCTTGAAATACTTTCCATCAGGGGCTTTGAAAGTTGGTTAAGCTCAGTCTGGcagtatttcacagattcctcttcATTCTGCAGcataaagtcttccttctttttctctatGGTGCACTGCAGGGAAATGTCGAGAAATACAATAGAGAGAAGCTTTTAGAAAGGATGGTCCTCTTGGAAGAAGCCGGTTGATAGCCTCGGATTGGAGTCAGAAGACTTGTGTTAAACACTGGTCAAGTACAatgatatatataatatatgagtGGTAGGGGTGGACGACATGAACTCTATGGTTTCCCTAGCTGTACAGCATAATTAACAGTGATCCAACAATCGCAACGAGTAATAGAAAAGTGAATTTGGCTGGAAGGAGAGTTTCCTCAGAGAACCTGGGTTGCTATGGATGAAAATGTAAACATGAAAAAGCAACCAACACAGTAATGACTTAAATGCACTCTGAGAAGACTTTGGAACCCTTCATGAATTCTCTCAAATAGGATTTGAGTGTGagtaagagtttggctgctaaccaaaaagtcagcagttcaaatccactcgctgctccttagaaaccgtttccaccagttctactctgtccttcagggtcctTATGTGCCataatcgattcgatggcaatggttcttgatttttaaaagtagTGATTCCCAGCTGTTGGcagaagaggaagtcagagagattAAAGAGAAGGATTTGATGAATCCATTGTTGGCATGAAGATAAAGTGGTGTTCCCCAGAGCCTCCAGTTGAGAATAAAGCCCAGAAGACACCTCAATTTTAATTTGTGATACCCTGAGCAGACAACCCATACATGCTGTGCTGAACTTCTGAAATAAAAAACCATGAGCTGATAAGTGTGTGAATGCTAAGTTCATAATAATCTGttgtacagaaataaaaaatgaagtacACATCTTTTAGAAAAAACGTGAATGGCAACCCTGTAGATCCCTGTCACTCCCTACAATCCAAGCTCCTTCTACTACATGAAAGACATAAAGCATGGAGTCAAAAAGATGGACAGGAATCAGGAATGATAAGTGCTAAGACAAGTACCACGAGCTGTTTGTGGAACTCCCTCTTGTCGTCCTTGAAGGAGTGCTCCATGAAGAGTGCAATAGCTTCCCTCTCACAGGCCGCGTGCACGTCCAGCAGCTCCTGGAGCGTGGCTGTCAGGAGCCTCACACGCTGGGCCATTTGCTCTCTGTAGTGGTCAGCTGCCTTCTGCACAGCTGCCGAGTTCTCACGTTGGGCCAGAGTTGTTACCGCGTTCTCTAAACAAGGTACTGCTCCACTGTTGATGGCACCCACATAGGTCTCCACCAGAGTCCCCAGCCCTGAATGAGCCAGCAAATGAACAAATTTCGGGATAAATATCAAGTTCTCGCTTACTGTTTTAAAAACTTTTAGTGATCAGCATTCTAAATTTAACATgaacttctttcccttcttttcttttttgatgaatccatttccttaaagtaacatcACTTTTTCCcctatttattctttcttttgtgaTCCTCCATTTCATTACTATATAAAATTGAATTATTGATCACAACCAATATCTTTTCCAGTGATTCCTGgaaaaatacatttctatttaaataaaataaagaatgttTACTAGATAGTCAAAGTAATTACATAACttatagagtcagttccaaaagAAATATAGGTTCTttgtggaaaaagaaagaaaaacaatttcaAGATGACAACATAGAACATTAAACCAAGTATGGACCCATTTCAGCACGGACACCATACAACTGCACAGGTCATATGCTCATGAATATGGCCCTGTATGTAGATTATGTTTAACTTCCTTTTTCAAAATCTCAATGGGCTTGCAGGGACTCATGGCCTACTATGTATTTTCTGATTTGTGTAATTTTATGAACTATCTATTCTACCCTGAGAGGCACTTGTATCCCATAGGACTTCTCTACACAACACAGATCTTCTCTCCTTAACAGCAATTTGTGTCTGTATGATTAGTGGATTATTTTCTTAAGATATATTTGGCCTCAATAAACCCTCAGGTAGAGAGAAAATACTTAAGAAAAATGCATTACTATGTGCGGCATGAACGTCTGCTTCTGGACATTCATATACAAATGCAAACAGAATTACAGAGAAACCCACAGAACAATCACAGCTTCACCACACACTGATCCACAGAGAGACATGCTTGGGGCAAAGGTGACTCACGGTCCCCGGTGACAATGATGCCTTGTCTCAGAGTCTTGGTCTTTGAGTGGGTGAAGATATAGGAACAGAAGTTTTTTGCTTGCATCTGGAAATGACAATTCAGCTGCTCTTCTGGCAGCTCTTCAATATGGGCTAAGAGAGTTTTTTCATTTGTTGGCCGGTCAAAGACAAAGCACTTCCGTtttgggaagaaatgcctgatacACTCTCTAGCCAGGTTGGAATTTTGGATTTTGGGATTCCTACCTGCCAAATTAGAAAAAGAGCAATCATTGAAGGGGAAGCCTTCAGGAAAGGAATCTGTTGACTTTTATTTCCAGGGACCTGTGCATCAGTGTACTCTCTTGTCTTTAAATCTCCTTTTATCCAATTGTGCAAATCAGCCTTGAACCAATCtacccaaagcaaaaaaaaattaaaaaatccattTGTGGACAGAACAAAGAGTCAAGGAGGCAGTTCTGGAGAGGAAATGGTAGCATCTATCCCAAGTAAACAAACTTACATTTGGTTTCCTTAATCTGTGTATGGAGTTCAGTAAtcgtttaataaatgtttattgaatgactgACACATAAAAAGAACTGATCAGAAGTACTTTTCTGATCTTACCGCCCTTGTGTCAGAAATAAAATGTGGTTTCAAAAACAAAGTAATGCTTGATATAAGGATAAGATGTTGCTGGAAAAATATTATGAGGAGAGGTGATACTCAGgtcaataaagaaaaatttaaaatcagAGCCCCAAAATACACACATCATAAATACTTTTAGAGATTCTTTCAGCAAAAGCCTTCAATGAGTAGGGTTAGCCCGAATGTAATTTGGAGACCTCACAACTTCCCTACGTCACATTATACAGGACTTGACCATGTCTTGCAGAGAGATACTGTGGCAGATATCAGCCGTttaataagtgtttgttgaagaaatgaataaatgaaaatggaTATTCTTTCTAATGCTATCAGTTAGACACCCTCCTAAATGTAATCCATGTAATAAGTTCATAATAT
This region includes:
- the LOC135230747 gene encoding guanylate-binding protein 3-like gives rise to the protein MASTSIMTAPICLVENQKEQLTVNPKALKILNEISQPVVVVAIVGLYRTGKSYLMNRLAGQNHGFRLGSTVRSETKGIWMWCVPHPSKRRHTLVLLDTEGLGDVEKGDPKNDSWIFALAVLLSSTFVYNSLSTINHQALEQLHYVTELTELIRAKSSSRSDEVEDSTEFVSFFPDFVWAVRDFSLELKLDERPITEDEYLENALKLISGRNPKIQNSNLARECIRHFFPKRKCFVFDRPTNEKTLLAHIEELPEEQLNCHFQMQAKNFCSYIFTHSKTKTLRQGIIVTGDRLGTLVETYVGAINSGAVPCLENAVTTLAQRENSAAVQKAADHYREQMAQRVRLLTATLQELLDVHAACEREAIALFMEHSFKDDKREFHKQLVCTIEKKKEDFMLQNEEESVKYCQTELNQLSKPLMESISRGTFSVPGGHSLYLEAKKKVEQGYEQVPRKGVKATEVLKNFLQLQMAIEKSILQSDRALTDGEKAIAVERAKMEAAEKEKELLKQKQEEQQQKMEAQERSFKKNMERLKEKMDRERENLLREQEMMFEHKLKVQEELLREGFEKKSEKLKEEINWLKEEINRLKEEIEKTKKKRSGFSQFLYDAGNMVSVELPDVSKLRGARVKLLSSHIK